In Plasmodium gaboni strain SY75 chromosome 11, whole genome shotgun sequence, the following proteins share a genomic window:
- a CDS encoding exported protein (PHISTa-like), with protein MLKNNKDEKKNNISLSSQCNNINYNDISKKLTLEDLHNVLDNLKERPSDEDLHNIWKLYNLKERPSDEDLHNIWNHALGISKEGFHDMIKELAIYIEDYLLTYEYQRYHHFPGRKPISVETKYRTWIKSMYDIGVALSYTDFENTFKFFSLIKDG; from the coding sequence atgttaaaaaataacaaagacgaaaaaaaaaataatatttctcTTAGTTCAcaatgtaataatataaattataatgatatatcaaaaaaacTAACGCTTGAAGATTTACATAATGTATTagataatttaaaagaacGTCCATCTGATGAAGATCTTCATAACATATggaaattatataatttaaaagaacGTCCATCTGATGAAGATCTTCATAACATATGGAATCATGCTTTGGGTATATCTAAAGAAGGATTTCATGATATGATAAAAGAATTAGCGATTTATATAGAAGATTATTTACTTACATATGAATATCAACGCTATCATCATTTTCCAGGTAGGAAACCTATAAGTGTAGAAACTAAATACCGTACATGGATAAAATCCATGTATGATATTGGAGTTGCACTATCATATACAGATTTTGAAAATACATTTAAGTTTTTTAGTTTAATTAAAGATGGATAA
- a CDS encoding putative flavoprotein, with product MKCIECFENIEDFDENISNSSIKGIDNVIVSKKEKSLLLSNKDTLIIRNYKEGLSNINNESYNILSIGNSGRNKKETIINNIEKVYNRNVVNNIYSSDLLNRYYNKQKNHNLLHLEPSGKLYKNNEEYFKMALRYDPEKNEDNKKDDVCIQNENNDNISNVIDDDYFLKYSKFFNSKLRPKNLDEILKMLKENFLPNDDDNIIFITSGGTKVPLEKVDIRNIDNFSTGRRGALMCEYFLKKNKKVIFLHRRGSHLPFEYHLNGVANFNNLNLIDNNIITFNLKEDEKLNLINNIKNYEKYKENLFTVAFDTIFDYGYYLLEIGKLLNYNMKKRYEKYFNIKKDFDNKLVDDVYAKNILKDIVHLFSSYNNILNCKYNKEGGFYELLQKLILFKNLRLEKYNNNNRCYDLLYFFKYIFDILYDMNKKDQIILSDEGIKDIIVRAKLFINNINGYVQNISDDYILNDIKDVKYNVNNNNMYIYENINNINFCNSVNMNGKINENISNVVNNKSDEFLFPSHLMILCAAASDFYIPFDELLDFKIDSNNCPFQIEMHLTPKFYKITYKYFPFLKHCIFKLEDQDDALIKKSNERLQHADMLIANILTQRNMFVYIFKKEQEYFKLTKSKGEPIENNICREVCKHFSII from the coding sequence atgaaatgTATTGAATGttttgaaaatatagaagattttgatgaaaatatatcaaatagCTCTATAAAAGGAATCGACAATGTTATTGTAAgtaaaaaagaaaaatctttattattatctaatAAAGATACTTTAATTATCCGTAATTATAAAGAGGGCTTATctaatattaataatgaatcatataacatattatcTATAGGTAATTCTGGAAGAAATAAGAAGGAAactattattaataatatagaaaaagtatataatagaaatgttgtgaataatatatattcatctGATTTACTAAATAGATATTATAATAAGCAAAAGAATCATaatttattacatttaGAGCCTAGTGGTAaattatacaaaaataatgaggaatattttaaaatgGCTTTACGATATGATCcagaaaaaaatgaagataataaaaaagatgatgtatgtatacaaaatgaaaataatgataatataagtAATGTAATAGATgatgattattttttgaagTATTCTAAATTTTTCAATAGTAAATTGAGACCTAAAAATTTAgatgaaatattaaaaatgttaaaGGAGAATTTTCTTCcaaatgatgatgataatataatatttataacatCAGGAGGTACTAAAGTTCCTCTTGAAAAGGTTgatataagaaatattgATAACTTTTCCACGGGAAGAAGAGGAGCACTTATGTgtgaatattttttaaaaaaaaataagaaagtaatttttttacataGAAGAGGTTCTCATTTACCATTTGaatatcatttaaatgGTGTAGcaaattttaataatttaaatcttatagataataatattattacttttaatttgaaggaagatgaaaaattaaacctaataaataatataaagaattatgAGAAATATAAGGAGAATCTTTTTACTGTTGCTTTTGATACTATATTTGATTATggttattatttattagaaattggaaaattattaaattataatatgaaaaaaagatatgagaaatattttaatattaaaaaggattttgataataaattgGTAGATGATGTATATGCtaaaaacattttaaaagatatagttcatttattttcatcttataataatatattaaattgtaaatataataagGAAGGAGGTTTTTATGaattattacaaaaattgattttatttaaaaatctacgtttagaaaaatataataataacaatagATGTTATGATTtactatatttttttaaatatatatttgatattttatatgatatgaataaaaaggatcaaattatattatcagACGAAGGtataaaagatattattGTAAGAGCAAAACTtttcataaataatattaatggTTATGTGCAAAATATTAGCGATGATTATATTcttaatgatataaaagatgtaaaatataatgtcaataataataatatgtatatatatgaaaatataaataatattaatttttgtaattccgtaaatatgaatggtaaaataaatgaaaatatatctaatgttgtaaataataaatcagatgaatttttatttccttcccatttaatgatattatGTGCAGCTGCTAGTGATTTTTATATTCCTTTTGATGAATTACTTGATTTTAAAATAGATAGTAACAATTGTCCTTTTCAAATTGAAATGCATTTAACTCCTAagttttataaaattacttataaatattttccatttttaaagcattgtatatttaaattagAAGATCAGGACGATGCACTTATTAAAAAATCAAATGAACGACTACAACATGCAGATATGTTAATAGCAAATATATTAACGCAGAGAAATATgtttgtttatatttttaagaaGGAACAAGAATATTTCAAGTTAACTAAATCGAAAGGAGAGCCaattgaaaataatatatgtcGTGAAGTATGTAAGCACTTttcaataatataa